Proteins encoded within one genomic window of Mesorhizobium sp. AR10:
- a CDS encoding MFS transporter produces the protein MTAETSATAPTRIGMAGDVSLLLPVTVACGVFMTSLDQNVVVTALPGISESLARPPSQLGLLITVYVASLIISMPVGGWAADRFGLRNVYCFALLVFAAASALCGLSSDIGMLVGARALQGFGGALMGTLGQVVILQSFPRNRTLKINMYISLAGQSGPLVGPLVGGALTTYISWRWIFFINVPFALIAAFLAASLFPSATKAVRTSFDFPGFALVGSGMALLVFGMDSLAAKDAAGSMIAMQLGLAIALLAVASFYCLRVRNPLLDLKLLRIRTFRISFLTGGGLDTIGLSSVVFLLPLMFQLGFGMSAVQAGSLTFVAAVGSVLMRFFMPRVLNRFGFRGVLVFNTPIVACLVAGFALMQATTPVWIVLTYIFVFGVFRSAQWASTGNLAYSDIASEQLARFSALYYILWQLGVAISVGLAAAALSLLAGGGHASINDFRVLFVLEGVITLCALFAYLRLTPQDGAHVSGHGSAMTSE, from the coding sequence ATGACCGCAGAGACTTCGGCGACGGCTCCCACCCGCATTGGCATGGCGGGCGACGTATCGCTGCTGTTGCCGGTGACGGTCGCCTGCGGCGTCTTCATGACCAGCCTCGACCAGAATGTCGTGGTCACGGCACTTCCCGGCATCAGCGAAAGCCTCGCCCGCCCGCCCAGCCAGCTCGGCCTGCTGATCACCGTCTATGTCGCCAGCCTGATAATCTCCATGCCGGTCGGCGGCTGGGCTGCGGACCGCTTCGGCCTGCGCAACGTCTACTGCTTTGCCTTGCTCGTCTTCGCCGCGGCCTCGGCGCTCTGCGGGCTATCGAGCGACATCGGGATGCTGGTCGGGGCACGCGCGCTGCAGGGGTTCGGTGGCGCGCTGATGGGCACGCTCGGCCAGGTCGTGATCCTGCAGAGCTTTCCACGCAACCGCACGCTGAAGATCAATATGTACATCTCGCTGGCCGGTCAGTCCGGCCCCTTGGTTGGCCCGCTCGTCGGCGGCGCGCTGACCACCTACATCTCCTGGCGCTGGATTTTTTTCATCAACGTGCCGTTCGCGCTCATCGCCGCATTTCTTGCCGCTTCGCTGTTTCCGTCGGCAACGAAGGCAGTTCGCACGTCATTCGATTTTCCGGGCTTCGCCCTTGTCGGCAGCGGCATGGCACTGCTCGTCTTCGGCATGGATTCGCTCGCTGCGAAAGATGCCGCCGGCAGCATGATCGCCATGCAACTCGGGCTGGCAATCGCGCTCCTCGCCGTCGCTTCATTCTACTGCCTGCGCGTCCGCAATCCGCTGCTCGATCTCAAGCTGCTGCGGATTCGCACCTTTCGCATCAGCTTCCTGACCGGTGGCGGACTGGACACGATCGGCTTGAGCTCGGTCGTCTTCCTGCTGCCGCTGATGTTCCAGCTCGGCTTCGGCATGAGCGCGGTACAAGCAGGATCGCTGACCTTCGTCGCAGCAGTCGGATCGGTGCTGATGCGTTTCTTCATGCCGCGCGTTCTCAACCGCTTTGGCTTCCGCGGCGTGCTGGTCTTCAACACGCCCATCGTTGCTTGCCTGGTGGCGGGCTTTGCCCTGATGCAGGCAACCACCCCGGTCTGGATCGTGTTGACCTACATCTTCGTCTTCGGCGTCTTCCGCTCGGCGCAATGGGCTTCGACCGGCAATCTCGCCTACTCGGACATTGCATCCGAGCAGCTCGCCCGCTTCAGCGCGCTCTATTACATATTGTGGCAGCTTGGGGTGGCGATCAGCGTCGGCCTGGCCGCGGCAGCCCTGTCGCTTCTGGCTGGTGGTGGCCATGCCAGCATCAACGACTTCCGGGTCCTGTTCGTCCTCGAAGGCGTCATCACGCTATGCGCGCTGTTCGCCTATCTCCGGCTGACGCCGCAGGATGGCGCCCACGTCAGCGGCCATGGATCGGCGATGACCTCGGAATAG
- a CDS encoding homocysteine S-methyltransferase family protein → MKKVILTDGGMGQELVRRSSSEPTPLWSARVLIDEPDLVRDLHAEFIRAGARVITINTYSATPERLARESAEELFKPLQKRGIELAGQARDQAGDAAIAGCLSPLFGSYAPALTISFEETLDTYRRIVAEQADGVDLVLCETMASAEEARAAVTAASESGKPVWVSWTLADHGAPRLRSGEAISAAANALDGLPVAARLVNCCRPEAIAAALPELTDLGGPVGAYANGFTSVEALKHGGTVEVLHARHDLDPESYAEHALGWIKAGAGIVGGCCEVGPAHIAALREQLEQAGYEISGVA, encoded by the coding sequence TTGAAAAAAGTCATCCTCACCGATGGCGGCATGGGCCAGGAACTGGTTCGCCGCAGCAGCTCGGAACCGACACCGCTGTGGTCGGCCAGAGTGCTGATCGACGAACCGGATCTGGTGCGTGACTTGCATGCCGAATTCATCCGGGCCGGCGCCCGCGTCATCACCATCAATACCTATTCCGCCACGCCCGAGCGCCTGGCGCGCGAGAGTGCGGAAGAGTTGTTCAAACCGCTGCAGAAGCGCGGCATCGAGCTTGCCGGGCAAGCCCGCGACCAGGCCGGCGACGCGGCGATCGCCGGTTGCCTGTCGCCGCTTTTCGGCAGCTATGCGCCGGCGCTGACCATTTCGTTCGAGGAAACGCTCGACACCTATCGCCGCATCGTTGCCGAGCAGGCGGATGGCGTCGATCTGGTCCTGTGCGAGACGATGGCATCGGCCGAGGAAGCGCGCGCTGCCGTCACCGCCGCATCGGAAAGCGGCAAGCCGGTGTGGGTGTCGTGGACGCTCGCCGATCACGGTGCGCCGCGCCTGCGCAGCGGCGAAGCCATCTCGGCTGCTGCCAACGCCCTCGATGGCCTGCCGGTCGCAGCTAGACTGGTCAATTGCTGCCGGCCCGAAGCGATCGCCGCCGCACTGCCTGAATTGACCGATCTCGGCGGTCCGGTTGGCGCCTATGCCAACGGCTTCACCTCGGTCGAGGCGCTCAAGCATGGCGGCACAGTCGAAGTGCTGCACGCCCGTCATGATCTTGATCCTGAATCCTATGCCGAACATGCGCTCGGCTGGATCAAAGCCGGTGCCGGCATCGTTGGCGGCTGCTGCGAAGTCGGTCCTGCCCATATCGCCGCCCTGCGCGAACAGCTCGAACAGGCCGGCTACGAAATCTCGGGAGTAGCATAA
- a CDS encoding helix-turn-helix domain-containing protein, whose translation MALPSIAARSEQENGERLLAGDIRALRKARGLTLAEIGLTLGRSVGWVSQVERGLSIPSLSDLRAFAELFGVPLSLFFSHDVPVENERGVVVRAGRRRTLGTSETGLVEELLSPDLGGSFEMVRSIFAPGAELKTEQLRPTEEAGYIASGIFEIEIAGVWHRLVEGDSFRFERKPYRWRNPGAEPAVIIWVVSPPVY comes from the coding sequence ATGGCTTTGCCCTCAATCGCTGCCAGATCGGAGCAGGAAAACGGCGAACGGCTGCTGGCCGGTGATATCAGGGCGCTGCGCAAGGCGCGCGGGCTGACGCTTGCCGAGATCGGCCTGACGCTTGGGCGCTCCGTCGGCTGGGTCAGCCAGGTCGAGCGCGGCCTGTCGATTCCGTCGCTGAGCGACCTCCGGGCCTTTGCCGAACTGTTCGGCGTGCCGCTCAGCCTGTTCTTCAGCCACGATGTGCCGGTTGAGAACGAGCGCGGCGTGGTTGTGCGCGCCGGCAGGCGCCGCACGCTTGGCACAAGCGAAACCGGCCTGGTGGAGGAGCTTCTGTCGCCCGATCTCGGCGGTAGTTTCGAGATGGTGCGCTCGATCTTCGCGCCGGGTGCGGAACTGAAGACCGAGCAGCTGCGGCCGACCGAGGAGGCCGGCTATATCGCATCAGGCATTTTCGAGATCGAGATAGCAGGCGTCTGGCACCGGCTTGTCGAAGGCGACTCCTTTCGCTTCGAGCGCAAGCCGTATCGCTGGCGTAATCCCGGCGCCGAGCCGGCAGTGATCATCTGGGTGGTTTCGCCGCCTGTCTATTGA
- a CDS encoding GcvT family protein, whose product MAGLPTTARVVIIGGGAVGTSSLYHLAKAGWTDCVLLEKNELTSGSTWHAAGNVPTFSSSWSLMNMQRYSTELYRGLADAVDYPMNYHVTGSLRLAHTAERMQEFQRAKGMGRYQGMDIDVVGLDEIKRRYPFIETHELKGALYDPSDGDIDPAQLTQALAKGARDMGAKIIRFCPVTGVRRDRDEWVVETAQGEIRCEIVINAAGYRAAEVGRMFGRDVPMMVMSHQYILFEEIPELAAWSKERGKKLPLLRDVDTSYYLRQEKNGMNLGPYERNCRAHWVGHNDPMPEDFSFQLFPDDLDRLEHYLADAVARVPILGTAGLSKVINGPIPYTPDGNPLIGPMPGVPNAFEACVFTFGIAQGGGAGKVLAEWVTQGQTEWDMWSCDPRRFTSFASAPDYCVAKGMEIYGNEYAIQFPRHAWPAGRDRKLSPIHDRIKALGGQFDAYNGWERATWYAQPGDDTSEESTLTFRRDGPWQHRVREECLAVRDAAGILDLPGFSRFNLDGPGAAEWLSQQVTGLVPKPGRIGLIYFADDKGRIVTEMSVVRHDENLMTLITAAVAQWHDFEWLKSRMPKDAAFKLIDRTEEFSTQILAGPNSRKILAEICAADLTLPWLTHQETSIAGRWAKLVRVSFAGELGWEIHTRVDDTAAVFDAIWTAGQKQGLKPFGMYALDSLRLEKGYRTWKGDLSTDYSILQGGLERFVKWDKPDFRGKAALLSEKQQGVKKRFVTLVVENPGDCDAPSVSTLWHDGKIVGETTSGGWGHRIDKSIALGMLRADLAEPGTAIEIEIFGDRFQAIVQRDEPLWDPKNERLRA is encoded by the coding sequence ATGGCCGGTTTGCCGACCACGGCACGCGTGGTGATCATCGGAGGCGGTGCCGTCGGCACCTCCTCGCTCTATCATCTGGCCAAGGCGGGCTGGACCGATTGCGTGCTCCTGGAAAAGAACGAACTGACCTCCGGCTCGACATGGCATGCCGCCGGCAACGTGCCGACCTTCTCCTCGTCGTGGTCGCTAATGAACATGCAGCGCTATTCGACGGAGCTCTATCGCGGGCTCGCCGACGCGGTCGACTATCCCATGAACTACCATGTCACCGGTTCGCTCAGGCTCGCCCATACGGCAGAGCGCATGCAGGAGTTCCAGCGCGCCAAGGGCATGGGCCGCTATCAGGGCATGGATATCGACGTGGTCGGGCTCGACGAGATCAAGCGCCGCTACCCCTTCATCGAAACGCATGAACTGAAGGGCGCGCTTTACGATCCGAGCGACGGCGACATCGACCCGGCCCAATTGACCCAGGCTCTGGCCAAGGGCGCGCGCGACATGGGCGCCAAGATCATCCGCTTCTGCCCGGTCACCGGTGTGCGCCGCGACAGGGACGAATGGGTGGTCGAAACAGCACAGGGCGAGATCCGCTGCGAGATCGTCATCAACGCCGCCGGCTACCGCGCCGCCGAAGTCGGCAGGATGTTCGGCCGCGACGTGCCGATGATGGTAATGAGCCATCAGTACATTCTGTTCGAGGAAATCCCCGAACTGGCCGCTTGGTCGAAGGAGCGGGGCAAGAAGCTGCCGCTGCTGCGCGATGTCGACACCTCCTACTATTTGCGCCAGGAAAAGAACGGCATGAATCTCGGCCCCTATGAGCGCAATTGCCGCGCGCATTGGGTGGGCCACAACGATCCGATGCCAGAGGATTTTTCCTTCCAGTTATTCCCAGACGATCTCGACCGGCTGGAGCACTATCTGGCCGATGCCGTCGCTCGCGTGCCGATCCTCGGCACGGCCGGCCTGTCCAAGGTCATCAACGGCCCGATCCCCTACACGCCGGACGGCAATCCGCTGATCGGCCCGATGCCCGGCGTGCCCAATGCCTTCGAGGCCTGCGTCTTCACCTTCGGCATCGCCCAGGGCGGTGGCGCCGGCAAGGTGCTGGCCGAATGGGTCACGCAAGGCCAGACCGAATGGGACATGTGGTCCTGCGACCCGCGCCGCTTCACCAGTTTTGCCTCGGCGCCGGACTATTGCGTTGCCAAGGGCATGGAGATCTACGGCAACGAATACGCCATCCAGTTCCCGCGCCACGCCTGGCCGGCGGGACGCGATCGCAAATTGTCGCCGATCCACGATCGTATCAAGGCGCTCGGCGGCCAGTTTGACGCCTACAATGGCTGGGAGCGCGCCACCTGGTACGCGCAACCAGGCGACGATACCTCCGAAGAATCCACACTGACCTTCCGCCGTGATGGACCGTGGCAGCATCGCGTCCGCGAGGAGTGTCTCGCTGTGCGTGACGCCGCCGGCATTCTGGATCTACCGGGCTTTTCCCGTTTCAACCTCGACGGTCCGGGCGCCGCCGAATGGCTGAGCCAACAGGTCACCGGTCTGGTGCCAAAGCCCGGCCGCATCGGCCTCATCTATTTCGCCGACGACAAGGGACGCATCGTCACCGAAATGTCGGTGGTGCGCCACGACGAGAACCTGATGACCCTGATAACTGCCGCAGTGGCGCAGTGGCACGATTTCGAATGGCTGAAATCGCGCATGCCGAAGGACGCGGCATTCAAGCTGATCGACCGCACGGAAGAATTCTCCACGCAGATCCTCGCTGGACCCAACTCGCGAAAAATCCTCGCCGAAATCTGCGCCGCCGACCTCACCTTGCCGTGGCTGACACATCAGGAAACAAGCATCGCCGGCCGCTGGGCCAAGCTGGTACGTGTTTCCTTCGCCGGCGAGCTTGGCTGGGAAATCCACACCCGGGTCGACGACACCGCCGCCGTCTTCGACGCGATCTGGACAGCCGGGCAAAAGCAAGGCCTGAAACCGTTCGGCATGTACGCGCTGGATTCGCTGCGGCTCGAAAAAGGCTATCGCACCTGGAAGGGCGATCTTTCGACCGACTACTCGATCCTGCAGGGCGGGTTGGAACGCTTCGTCAAATGGGACAAGCCCGATTTCCGTGGCAAGGCGGCACTGCTGAGCGAAAAACAGCAAGGCGTGAAGAAACGCTTCGTCACGCTGGTCGTCGAAAACCCCGGCGACTGCGACGCCCCTTCCGTGTCGACGCTGTGGCATGACGGCAAGATCGTCGGCGAAACGACATCAGGCGGCTGGGGTCATCGCATCGACAAATCGATTGCGCTCGGCATGCTGCGCGCCGACCTCGCTGAGCCGGGTACTGCAATCGAGATCGAAATCTTCGGCGACCGCTTTCAGGCGATCGTGCAGAGGGATGAGCCGCTGTGGGACCCGAAGAACGAAAGATTGAGAGCTTGA
- a CDS encoding sarcosine oxidase subunit gamma, which yields MVERQSPLEPALQAGSHGNFEHGVEVILSETRPGSILQLAAWSGEEKKLMAGIRTVTGLTLPDGAGGGSTDSVRSVFGFAPGKFTVVDEAEGLASAFAKVVTPAIGTITDLSHGRTAIRIAGPKAEWVLAKFFAIDFALPAFPIGAGRSTTHHDIFAQIQRTDADQFDIYVFRSFARSFWKALCHASEEVGYEVQ from the coding sequence ATGGTTGAGCGCCAATCACCGCTGGAGCCCGCGTTGCAGGCAGGCTCGCATGGCAATTTCGAGCACGGCGTCGAAGTCATCCTCTCCGAAACCAGGCCGGGGTCGATCCTGCAGCTCGCCGCATGGTCGGGCGAAGAGAAGAAGCTGATGGCCGGCATCCGCACCGTTACCGGCCTCACTCTGCCCGACGGCGCCGGCGGCGGCAGCACCGACAGCGTCAGGTCGGTGTTCGGCTTTGCACCGGGGAAATTCACCGTGGTCGATGAGGCAGAAGGCCTGGCCTCGGCCTTCGCCAAAGTCGTCACCCCGGCCATCGGCACGATCACCGACCTGTCGCATGGACGCACCGCAATCCGCATCGCCGGACCAAAGGCCGAATGGGTACTGGCGAAATTCTTCGCCATCGACTTCGCGCTACCGGCCTTTCCGATCGGGGCTGGTCGCTCGACCACCCATCACGACATCTTCGCGCAAATCCAGCGTACCGACGCCGACCAGTTCGACATCTACGTGTTCCGCTCGTTTGCACGTTCGTTCTGGAAAGCGCTCTGCCATGCGAGCGAGGAAGTCGGCTACGAGGTACAGTAG
- a CDS encoding nitroreductase, with the protein MLEDNTGIADDAAIVDEAIISRRSVRAFLPDMVDDDTIRAILAVAARAPSGTNMQPWRVYVTKGEIKQQITDAILNSGIRAEKANWDEYRYYPTQFFEPYLTRRRANGFGLYGALGIGRREVDRMRAQHDRNFVFFDAPVGMIFTIDRRLNQGSWIDYGMFLQNIMVAARGRGLHTCPQAAFAPYHRQIRPVLNIPDEEIVVCGMALGHEDTSKPENDFRTDRVPLEEWVTFSE; encoded by the coding sequence ATGCTGGAAGACAACACCGGGATTGCTGACGATGCGGCGATCGTCGACGAGGCGATCATATCGCGCCGTTCGGTACGGGCCTTCCTGCCCGACATGGTCGACGACGACACGATCCGCGCCATTCTGGCCGTTGCCGCCCGCGCGCCATCGGGCACCAATATGCAGCCATGGCGGGTCTATGTGACCAAGGGCGAGATCAAACAGCAGATCACCGACGCCATCCTCAATTCCGGCATCCGCGCCGAAAAGGCCAATTGGGACGAGTACCGCTACTATCCGACCCAGTTCTTCGAGCCCTATCTGACGCGGCGACGCGCCAACGGTTTCGGGCTCTACGGCGCGCTCGGCATCGGCCGCCGCGAGGTCGACAGGATGCGCGCCCAGCACGACCGCAACTTCGTCTTCTTCGACGCGCCGGTCGGCATGATCTTCACTATCGACCGACGGTTGAACCAGGGCTCATGGATCGACTACGGCATGTTCCTGCAAAACATCATGGTGGCAGCGCGGGGCAGGGGTCTGCACACCTGTCCGCAAGCGGCCTTCGCGCCCTATCACCGGCAGATCAGGCCGGTGCTCAACATTCCAGACGAAGAGATCGTCGTTTGTGGCATGGCGCTCGGCCACGAAGATACATCCAAGCCCGAGAACGACTTCCGCACCGACCGTGTGCCGCTGGAAGAATGGGTGACGTTCAGCGAGTAA